In Myxococcus stipitatus, the following are encoded in one genomic region:
- a CDS encoding MupA/Atu3671 family FMN-dependent luciferase-like monooxygenase, producing MKNVEDVYKLSPLQRELLARAPSSPEPRVEHLSWSFRGELDEGALEGALKELVRRHTALRTAFFTQGLAEPMQVVRAQVDPTLERQDLTALPEAEQTARIEQHLATQRERGLNLIAAPLVGLTLFRTSAAMGTLVFGYSPLVLDRASARICLKELFQLYKATREKSEAGLEPGQPFRKYVAWLEQQDPREAEVRFREALHGLQPSRLPERTGTDETPGTSAWLTQQLILSTAESETVQTFVRKNKVSLGTLAQAAWAVLLRRQTGASDTSFGVYVTGRPEGTPWSDVLVGGLANTLPRRISVPSEGNLLRWLRGLHADLSAWHSSDGSSPNQVRQWLGVPEGAPLFQSVVSTEEVAEDDVLVPLARGLGFQLPAVPLSAPTHPLSVSVVSASRVSLRFTYDTRRFESLSIIHLTAQLHSLLVGMTSQPEQDLTALLQATVEPLRATASSSRELGPRELQMLLAQHPAVRQVRVTEGPRGLVSHVVPAPRPGAGKKLDFSLFFFADDGGGEERYRLYLEAGKFADQNGFSAVWSPERHFHEHGGLYPNPAVLNAALATVTKNVGLRAGSVVLPLQSPFRVAEEWSIVDNLSKGRAGISIASGWVPNDFAFAPENYANKREVMFRNLDLVQRLWRGESIPAKDGVGNDITLRVFPRPVQEALPIWVTCAGGVDLFEKTGRDGYHMLTSLLGQSLEDALQKTGIYQTHLRNAGHDPSKRVATLMMHTFLGKDTQEVLHKVREPLTQYLASHVHLMQTMAKSLNLQVDINEPKWVRYVASFAFERYYRTGALIGTPTSCLPMVDRLIEGGVNEVACFIDFGVETDDVLESLVHLAELKRLVDDEALRTRHVLNEYLDERLPGARPAVTFDMVEALPATA from the coding sequence ATGAAGAACGTCGAGGATGTCTACAAGCTGTCCCCCCTCCAACGAGAGCTCCTCGCGCGGGCACCGTCGTCGCCCGAACCCCGTGTCGAACACCTCTCCTGGAGCTTCCGGGGCGAACTGGATGAAGGAGCCCTGGAGGGCGCGCTGAAGGAGCTGGTGCGCCGGCACACCGCGCTGCGCACGGCCTTCTTCACCCAGGGCCTCGCGGAGCCCATGCAGGTGGTTCGCGCTCAGGTCGACCCCACGCTGGAGCGGCAGGACCTCACGGCGCTCCCGGAGGCGGAGCAGACCGCGCGCATCGAGCAGCACCTCGCCACGCAACGCGAGCGAGGACTGAACCTCATCGCCGCGCCGCTCGTCGGGCTGACGCTCTTCCGCACCTCGGCGGCCATGGGGACCCTCGTCTTCGGCTACAGCCCCCTGGTGCTGGACCGGGCCTCGGCGCGCATCTGCCTCAAGGAACTCTTCCAGCTCTACAAGGCCACGCGGGAGAAGTCGGAGGCGGGGCTCGAGCCGGGCCAGCCCTTCCGCAAGTACGTCGCCTGGTTGGAGCAGCAGGACCCGCGCGAAGCGGAGGTGCGCTTCCGTGAGGCCCTCCACGGACTCCAACCTTCGCGGCTTCCCGAGCGCACCGGCACGGACGAGACCCCGGGAACCTCCGCGTGGCTCACCCAGCAGCTCATCCTCTCCACCGCGGAGAGTGAGACGGTGCAGACCTTCGTTCGCAAGAACAAGGTGAGCCTGGGCACGCTGGCCCAGGCGGCCTGGGCGGTGTTGCTGCGCCGCCAGACGGGCGCCAGCGACACGAGCTTCGGCGTATACGTCACCGGTCGTCCCGAGGGGACACCGTGGAGTGACGTGCTGGTGGGAGGACTGGCGAACACGCTGCCCCGGCGCATCTCCGTCCCCTCCGAGGGCAACCTGCTGCGCTGGCTCCGAGGCCTCCATGCCGACCTGAGCGCCTGGCATTCCTCCGATGGCAGCTCGCCCAACCAGGTCCGTCAGTGGCTCGGCGTACCCGAGGGGGCTCCGCTCTTCCAGAGTGTCGTCTCCACCGAGGAGGTCGCCGAGGACGACGTGCTGGTGCCCCTCGCGCGCGGACTGGGCTTCCAGCTCCCGGCCGTTCCGCTCTCGGCGCCCACGCATCCCCTCTCCGTCAGCGTGGTGTCCGCGTCGCGAGTGTCGCTGCGGTTCACCTACGACACACGCCGCTTCGAATCCCTGTCCATCATCCACCTCACGGCGCAACTCCACTCGCTGCTGGTCGGCATGACCTCGCAGCCGGAGCAGGACCTCACCGCGCTGTTGCAAGCCACCGTGGAGCCCTTGCGCGCCACGGCCTCCTCGTCGCGAGAGCTGGGCCCTCGCGAGCTCCAGATGTTGCTCGCGCAGCACCCCGCCGTGCGCCAGGTCCGCGTGACGGAGGGACCGCGGGGGCTCGTGAGCCACGTCGTCCCCGCGCCTCGGCCGGGGGCGGGAAAGAAGCTCGACTTCAGCCTCTTCTTCTTCGCGGACGACGGTGGGGGCGAGGAGCGCTATCGCCTGTATCTGGAGGCGGGGAAGTTCGCGGACCAGAACGGCTTCTCGGCGGTGTGGTCGCCGGAGCGTCACTTCCACGAGCACGGAGGGCTCTACCCGAACCCCGCCGTGTTGAACGCCGCGCTGGCGACGGTGACGAAGAACGTGGGCCTGCGCGCGGGGAGCGTCGTGCTGCCGCTCCAGAGTCCGTTCCGCGTCGCCGAGGAGTGGTCCATCGTCGACAACCTCTCCAAGGGACGTGCGGGCATCTCCATCGCCTCCGGGTGGGTGCCCAACGATTTCGCCTTCGCTCCGGAGAACTATGCGAACAAGCGCGAGGTGATGTTCCGCAACCTGGACCTCGTCCAGCGCCTCTGGCGAGGTGAGTCCATCCCGGCGAAGGACGGCGTGGGCAATGACATCACGCTGCGCGTCTTCCCCCGGCCCGTCCAGGAGGCGCTGCCCATCTGGGTCACCTGCGCGGGAGGCGTGGACCTCTTCGAGAAGACGGGGCGCGACGGCTACCACATGTTGACGTCGCTGCTCGGCCAATCGCTCGAGGACGCGCTGCAGAAGACAGGCATCTACCAGACGCACCTGAGGAACGCGGGGCACGACCCATCCAAGCGGGTGGCCACGCTGATGATGCACACGTTCCTCGGGAAGGACACGCAGGAGGTGCTGCACAAGGTCCGCGAGCCGCTCACCCAGTACCTCGCCTCACACGTCCACCTCATGCAGACGATGGCCAAGAGCCTCAACCTCCAGGTGGACATCAACGAGCCGAAGTGGGTGCGCTACGTCGCCTCGTTCGCCTTCGAGCGCTACTACCGGACGGGAGCGCTGATTGGCACGCCCACCTCGTGTCTGCCCATGGTCGACCGACTCATCGAGGGCGGCGTCAACGAGGTCGCCTGCTTCATCGACTTCGGGGTGGAGACGGACGACGTCCTGGAGAGCCTCGTGCACCTGGCGGAGCTCAAGCGGCTGGTCGATGACGAGGCGCTGCGCACGCGCCATGTCCTCAATGAGTACCTCGACGAGCGCCTGCCCGGCGCACGTCCGGCGGTGACGTTCGACATGGTGGAGGCGCTGCCGGCCACGGCCTGA
- a CDS encoding non-ribosomal peptide synthetase produces the protein MAAPPVISLIERIGLHAASRPDEGALVFLSRAGAPVELSWAKLQSRIGAMGAALVQAGVVPGDIVFVLSASPYEEVLGFLGAMAAGALPSILSFPSLKQSEERFHETLRPIASSTGARWVITSREFTGVVTRARLPSQVVEFPPEDILAAAPVAALPAPSMDFLQFSSGTTGLRKCVRITGEMMASQARTYAKALELSASDRVVSWLPLYHDMGLVACLLVPLYQGHLSVHMSPFEWLAEPVTLFQAMSTYRASLVWLPNFAYKLCAERIQDADLAGLDLGSLRAFINCSEPVRHRSHEHFLRRFEKWGVREEHLHACYAMAETTFAVTQTEPGRPARVDRVLARAVSSEHHAAPAPEGTPEAELLTFVSCGRILEEMEVRIGGAPGERRVGEIQVRGSSRIPGYGVEGLLSLDAFTEDGWYKTGDLGYMAEGELYVSGRAKDLIIHRGHNVHPSDVEEVAGEVPGIKAGRLVVFGLFDDVAGTEDVIVMLEPEGADTDREALRRTLREKVWTRLNVTVADVDIVEQGALLKSTSGKLSRSSNRKLYQERLREAHRTVRARVRPANAGPFVEPRDLWERQLAWIWEEVLGISPIGLEDNLFLELGADSVSATRAAGEVERRLSKSVQATELLAADTIARQAQLLRRDEGAAGTPLVTLQRKGEGRPFFLVHAAGGWAFPYVNLVRRLGEERPVHVFQAQQLFRGGAEEMTVEQMAEDYLAALRQVQPRGPYMLGGWSLGGQVAVQMALLLLTEGEVVSRLVMFDTGGPRSHWLQLKARSTLALIRPLFRLALTNPKLRAVLPMMKVIQQQTPVWRFAIAFLLTGESRSIGPMLELAFPEAFDSERFARLDEHGAWDYFVELALANHAPADRMLLIPGIDGAGARRALAVTRRCEQLNARYRPAYPYPGRVDIIAVRGNEALERWRPFVGGSLHIHPFDIEKRWVNAHFDMMEPSNVALYADTVRKLLNEPGA, from the coding sequence GTGGCTGCCCCTCCTGTCATCTCGTTGATTGAGCGCATCGGGCTGCATGCGGCCTCGCGGCCCGACGAAGGCGCCCTGGTGTTCTTGTCCCGTGCGGGAGCACCCGTGGAGTTGTCCTGGGCGAAGCTCCAGTCGCGCATCGGGGCGATGGGCGCCGCGCTGGTCCAGGCGGGGGTCGTGCCTGGGGACATCGTCTTCGTCTTGAGCGCCTCGCCGTATGAAGAGGTCCTCGGCTTCCTGGGGGCGATGGCGGCGGGGGCTTTGCCTTCCATCCTCTCGTTTCCCTCGCTCAAGCAGAGCGAGGAGCGCTTCCACGAGACGCTTCGCCCCATCGCGTCGTCCACGGGCGCGCGGTGGGTCATCACCTCGCGCGAGTTCACCGGTGTCGTCACTCGCGCGCGGCTTCCCTCCCAGGTGGTGGAGTTCCCGCCCGAGGACATCCTGGCGGCCGCCCCCGTCGCGGCGCTGCCGGCACCGTCGATGGACTTCCTGCAGTTCTCCTCGGGCACCACGGGCCTGCGCAAGTGCGTGCGCATCACCGGGGAGATGATGGCGAGTCAGGCTCGCACCTACGCGAAGGCCCTGGAGTTGAGTGCCTCGGACAGGGTCGTCAGTTGGTTGCCGCTCTACCACGACATGGGGTTGGTGGCGTGTCTGCTGGTGCCGCTCTACCAGGGGCACCTGTCTGTCCACATGTCTCCGTTCGAGTGGCTGGCCGAGCCGGTGACACTCTTCCAGGCGATGTCCACCTACCGGGCCTCGCTCGTCTGGCTTCCCAACTTCGCCTACAAGCTCTGCGCGGAGCGCATCCAGGACGCGGACCTGGCGGGGTTGGACCTCGGCTCCCTCCGGGCGTTCATCAATTGCAGCGAGCCGGTGCGCCATCGCTCACACGAGCACTTCCTGCGGCGCTTCGAGAAGTGGGGCGTTCGCGAGGAGCACCTGCACGCGTGCTACGCGATGGCGGAGACGACGTTCGCCGTCACGCAGACCGAGCCAGGCCGTCCGGCCCGGGTGGACCGGGTCCTGGCGCGCGCGGTCTCCTCCGAGCACCACGCCGCTCCCGCGCCGGAGGGCACTCCCGAGGCGGAGTTGCTGACGTTCGTCTCCTGCGGGCGCATCCTCGAGGAGATGGAGGTGCGCATCGGCGGTGCGCCGGGCGAGCGGCGCGTGGGTGAGATTCAGGTGCGCGGTTCGAGCCGCATTCCAGGTTACGGCGTGGAGGGGCTCCTCTCGCTGGACGCCTTCACGGAGGACGGCTGGTACAAGACGGGAGACCTTGGCTACATGGCGGAGGGCGAGCTGTATGTCTCCGGCCGGGCCAAGGACCTCATCATCCACCGAGGACACAACGTCCACCCCAGCGACGTGGAGGAGGTGGCTGGAGAGGTGCCGGGCATCAAGGCCGGACGGCTCGTTGTCTTCGGCCTCTTCGATGACGTGGCGGGCACCGAGGACGTCATCGTGATGCTCGAGCCCGAAGGGGCGGACACCGACCGCGAGGCGCTGCGGCGGACGCTGCGCGAGAAGGTGTGGACGCGGCTCAACGTCACCGTGGCGGACGTGGACATCGTCGAGCAGGGGGCGCTGCTCAAGAGCACCTCGGGGAAGCTCTCCCGGTCGTCCAATCGCAAGCTCTACCAGGAGCGGTTGCGGGAGGCCCATCGCACCGTGCGAGCCCGAGTCCGTCCCGCGAACGCCGGGCCCTTCGTGGAGCCTCGGGACCTCTGGGAGCGGCAGCTCGCGTGGATCTGGGAAGAGGTGTTGGGCATCAGCCCCATCGGCCTGGAGGACAACCTCTTCCTGGAGCTGGGCGCGGACTCCGTGTCGGCGACTCGGGCCGCGGGGGAAGTGGAGCGGCGCCTGTCGAAGTCCGTCCAGGCCACGGAGCTGCTCGCGGCGGATACGATTGCGCGTCAGGCGCAGCTCCTGCGGCGGGATGAAGGGGCGGCTGGCACACCGCTGGTGACGCTCCAGCGCAAGGGGGAGGGGAGGCCGTTCTTCCTCGTCCATGCCGCGGGGGGCTGGGCCTTCCCGTACGTGAATCTGGTCCGGCGGCTGGGCGAAGAGCGCCCGGTGCATGTCTTCCAGGCGCAGCAACTCTTCAGGGGCGGCGCGGAGGAGATGACCGTGGAGCAGATGGCCGAGGACTATCTCGCGGCCCTGCGGCAGGTGCAGCCCCGGGGGCCGTACATGCTGGGCGGCTGGTCCCTGGGCGGTCAGGTCGCCGTCCAGATGGCGTTGCTGCTCCTGACGGAGGGCGAAGTGGTGTCCCGCCTCGTCATGTTCGATACGGGCGGGCCCCGCTCTCATTGGCTCCAGCTCAAGGCCCGCTCGACGCTGGCGCTCATCCGGCCCTTGTTCCGGCTGGCCCTGACGAACCCGAAGCTGCGCGCGGTGCTGCCGATGATGAAGGTCATCCAGCAGCAGACCCCGGTCTGGCGATTCGCCATCGCCTTCCTGCTCACCGGAGAGTCCCGCAGCATCGGACCGATGCTGGAGCTGGCCTTCCCGGAGGCCTTTGACTCGGAGCGGTTCGCGCGTCTGGATGAGCACGGCGCGTGGGACTACTTCGTCGAGCTGGCGCTCGCGAACCATGCCCCCGCGGACCGGATGCTGCTCATCCCTGGCATCGACGGCGCGGGAGCGCGGCGGGCCCTGGCCGTCACGCGCCGGTGTGAGCAGCTCAACGCGCGCTATCGGCCCGCTTATCCGTACCCGGGCCGCGTGGACATCATCGCCGTGCGAGGCAATGAGGCCTTGGAGCGGTGGCGTCCGTTCGTCGGGGGCTCGCTGCACATCCACCCGTTCGATATCGAGAAGCGGTGGGTCAACGCCCACTTCGACATGATGGAGCCGTCGAACGTGGCGCTCTATGCGGACACCGTGCGCAAGCTCCTGAACGAGCCAGGCGCCTGA
- a CDS encoding amino acid adenylation domain-containing protein yields MKNVEDVYRLSPMQQGILFHTLRAPETGTYVEQIYWTWHGELELELFQRAWQHVAERHSALRSAFFWEGLPEPVQAVRRKVRLPWELHDWQGTAEANWQPRFAELLEADRRRGFVLASAPLLRLYAVKLTPERHLCALSYHHLLMDGWSAPLCLQEVLRLYDAFHRGDDAGLAPARPFRDYIAWLDRQDVSQAERFWKRALQGFTTPTPLGMERAPGHASTKETYGVRALRLSTELSGQLASLSRRHQLTLSTLVQGAWALLLSRYSGLEDVAFGMVTSGRPPTLPGVEEMLGTFINTVATRVRVPPGASLVPWLKQLQAEQFEARSHDFTALVDVHGWSEVPRGRPLFESIIIYENFPTPEGVASVNGRSRVDGFARTEGRTGYPISLVVLPEAALMLQINYQDGRFEAAAIERMLEHLRALLHSIAETPDQRLRDIDILDATERERLLVEWNDTASAAPRPSSVHQLFEAQAERTPHAIAAKMGEHHLSYEELDARANQVAHFLRDKGVGPEVLVGIYLPRSLELLTSLLGILKVGGAYVPLDLASPPERLRKVLRDCGDPLVLTNTKARPGLPAETRAVCVDAHEDDLRARPASALYAHVQADNLAYVLFTSGSTGRPKGVMVPHRGVVNYLEWSKRAYAVEEGQGTLVHSPLSFDLTVTSLFTPWLAGKTVTLVEEREGGDTLATALRAERALSLLKLTPAHLELLSHLIPTEEAEGKTRAFVIGGEALGARQLQFWRTFAPGTRLINEYGPTETVVGCCTYEVTGPQENGTVPIGRPIANTRVHVLDTLLRTVPIGLPGELYVGGEGVSRGYLGQAAQTAERYVPDPFSHEPGARLYRTGDQVRWRPEGQLEYLGRIDFQLKLRGYRIEPGEIEAILLRDAPLQHALVVVREDVPGDKRLVAYLVPAPGAVIDTAALREGLVEKLPEFMVPSTFVVLESFPLTANGKVHREALPAPESTPAPHREALAAPGSTEEKLVSLFADILRVPRVGLHDDFFALGGHSLLAVRLIAEMERRMGRRLPLALLHTHSTVERIAAFMNGGEAAPASSLITLQPKGSRPPLFLVHPIGGNSLCYLPLSRALGQDQPLHAFEAPGLDGTREPLGNIPRIAATYVALLRERHPHGPYLLGGWSMGGVIAFEMARQLTRIGERVAQLLLFDSWIPALSPPSVPKPPQNEAEVLSALALEFGRMAGKPHTLSTSELEPLDPTARLALMHQRASDAGVLPPGMGQRELGIVNTVIQSHLRAMFQYHPPRDYPGPLSLFRPMQGPRVPPSDPSGGWAGLTLTPLQLHAIPGDHHTLLTEPHVQVLAALLQRVLGPAHPESHLSSKRTLNP; encoded by the coding sequence GTGAAGAACGTCGAGGACGTCTACCGCCTCTCGCCGATGCAGCAGGGGATTCTGTTCCACACGCTCCGGGCGCCAGAGACCGGGACGTATGTGGAGCAGATCTACTGGACCTGGCACGGTGAGCTCGAACTGGAACTGTTCCAGCGAGCCTGGCAGCACGTGGCGGAGCGGCACAGCGCGCTGCGCTCCGCCTTCTTCTGGGAGGGCCTGCCCGAGCCGGTTCAAGCCGTGCGTCGGAAGGTGCGGCTGCCCTGGGAGCTGCACGACTGGCAAGGAACAGCCGAGGCCAACTGGCAGCCGCGATTCGCGGAGCTGCTCGAAGCGGACAGGCGCCGGGGCTTCGTGCTCGCGTCGGCGCCGCTGCTGCGCCTCTACGCCGTCAAGCTCACGCCCGAGCGACACCTGTGCGCGCTGAGCTACCACCACCTGTTGATGGATGGATGGTCCGCGCCGCTGTGCCTCCAGGAAGTCCTGCGGCTCTACGACGCCTTCCACCGAGGTGACGACGCCGGGCTCGCACCCGCACGCCCCTTCCGCGACTACATCGCATGGCTGGACCGGCAGGATGTGTCCCAAGCCGAGCGTTTCTGGAAGCGAGCGCTCCAAGGCTTCACGACGCCCACCCCACTCGGAATGGAGCGAGCCCCGGGCCACGCGAGCACGAAGGAGACCTACGGCGTCCGAGCCCTCCGCCTCTCCACGGAGCTGAGCGGTCAGCTCGCGTCGCTCTCGCGGCGGCACCAGCTCACGCTGAGCACGCTGGTGCAAGGAGCCTGGGCCCTGCTGCTCAGCCGCTACAGCGGACTCGAGGATGTCGCCTTCGGAATGGTGACCTCTGGACGGCCACCCACGCTGCCGGGGGTCGAGGAGATGCTCGGCACCTTCATCAACACGGTGGCGACACGCGTGCGGGTGCCACCAGGAGCCTCGTTGGTCCCCTGGTTGAAGCAGCTCCAGGCGGAGCAGTTCGAGGCGCGGAGCCACGACTTCACCGCGCTCGTGGACGTGCACGGTTGGAGCGAGGTGCCGCGAGGACGGCCGCTGTTCGAGAGCATCATCATCTACGAGAACTTCCCCACGCCCGAGGGAGTCGCGAGCGTGAACGGTCGCTCGAGGGTGGATGGCTTCGCACGGACCGAGGGGAGGACGGGCTATCCCATCAGCCTCGTGGTGCTGCCCGAGGCCGCGCTCATGCTTCAAATCAACTATCAGGATGGCCGCTTCGAGGCCGCGGCCATCGAGCGAATGCTCGAGCACTTGCGAGCCCTGCTCCACTCCATCGCGGAGACGCCGGACCAGCGGCTCCGGGATATCGACATCCTCGATGCCACGGAGCGGGAGCGGCTGCTCGTCGAATGGAACGACACCGCCTCCGCCGCACCTCGGCCCTCGTCGGTCCACCAGCTCTTCGAAGCCCAGGCCGAGCGCACACCTCACGCCATCGCCGCCAAGATGGGTGAGCACCACCTGTCCTACGAGGAGCTCGACGCCCGAGCCAACCAGGTCGCGCACTTCCTGAGGGACAAGGGCGTGGGACCGGAGGTGCTGGTCGGCATCTACCTCCCGCGTTCGCTCGAGCTGCTCACCAGCCTGCTCGGCATTCTCAAGGTAGGGGGCGCCTATGTCCCGCTCGACCTCGCCTCACCACCGGAGCGATTGAGGAAGGTGCTGCGCGACTGCGGCGACCCGCTCGTCCTGACGAACACGAAGGCGCGGCCTGGGCTCCCAGCGGAGACCCGCGCGGTGTGTGTCGATGCCCACGAAGACGACCTCCGTGCGCGGCCAGCCTCCGCGCTGTACGCACATGTCCAAGCGGACAACCTCGCCTATGTCCTGTTCACATCGGGCTCCACGGGACGCCCCAAGGGCGTGATGGTTCCGCACCGAGGCGTCGTCAACTACCTCGAGTGGAGCAAGCGGGCCTACGCGGTGGAGGAAGGACAAGGGACACTCGTCCACTCGCCCCTGAGCTTCGACCTCACCGTGACATCGCTCTTCACCCCATGGCTCGCGGGGAAGACGGTGACACTCGTCGAGGAGCGCGAAGGAGGAGACACACTGGCCACGGCCCTCCGAGCCGAGCGAGCGCTCAGCCTGCTCAAGCTCACGCCCGCGCACCTGGAGCTGCTCTCACATCTCATCCCCACGGAAGAAGCAGAGGGGAAGACCCGGGCCTTCGTCATTGGAGGCGAGGCCCTGGGGGCCCGTCAGCTCCAGTTCTGGCGAACCTTCGCGCCCGGGACGCGGCTCATCAACGAGTACGGCCCCACCGAGACCGTCGTCGGGTGTTGCACCTACGAGGTCACCGGGCCGCAGGAGAACGGGACTGTCCCCATCGGCCGCCCCATCGCCAACACGCGTGTTCATGTCTTGGATACCCTGCTGCGGACCGTGCCCATCGGGCTTCCGGGTGAGCTGTATGTCGGAGGCGAAGGTGTCAGCCGAGGCTACCTCGGGCAGGCCGCGCAGACCGCCGAGCGCTACGTACCGGACCCGTTCAGCCACGAGCCCGGAGCGCGGCTCTACCGCACGGGAGACCAGGTCCGATGGAGGCCAGAAGGGCAGCTCGAGTACCTGGGCCGAATCGACTTCCAGCTCAAACTGCGGGGCTACCGCATCGAGCCCGGAGAAATCGAAGCCATCCTCCTGCGTGACGCACCCCTCCAGCATGCCCTCGTCGTGGTTCGCGAGGATGTGCCCGGAGACAAGCGGCTGGTGGCCTATCTCGTCCCCGCGCCAGGAGCGGTCATCGACACCGCCGCGCTGCGCGAGGGGCTCGTGGAGAAACTCCCCGAGTTCATGGTGCCCTCCACCTTCGTGGTGCTGGAGTCCTTTCCCCTCACGGCCAACGGCAAGGTCCATCGCGAAGCCCTGCCCGCGCCCGAGTCCACCCCGGCTCCGCACCGAGAGGCCCTCGCGGCACCCGGGTCGACCGAGGAGAAGCTCGTGTCCCTCTTCGCCGACATCCTGCGAGTGCCGAGGGTCGGCCTCCACGATGACTTCTTCGCACTGGGAGGCCACTCGTTGCTCGCGGTGCGCCTCATCGCGGAGATGGAACGGAGGATGGGGCGAAGGCTGCCGCTCGCCCTGCTCCACACCCACTCCACCGTCGAGCGCATCGCGGCCTTCATGAATGGCGGCGAAGCAGCCCCCGCCTCCTCGCTCATCACCCTTCAGCCCAAGGGCTCCCGTCCGCCGCTCTTCCTGGTGCACCCCATCGGGGGCAACTCGCTCTGCTACCTCCCGCTCTCGAGAGCACTCGGCCAGGACCAACCGCTCCACGCCTTCGAGGCCCCAGGGCTCGACGGCACACGTGAGCCCCTCGGCAACATCCCACGCATCGCGGCCACCTACGTCGCGCTGCTGCGCGAGCGTCACCCCCACGGCCCCTACTTGTTGGGCGGCTGGTCCATGGGCGGAGTCATCGCCTTCGAGATGGCCCGGCAGCTCACCCGCATCGGTGAGCGCGTGGCCCAGCTCCTCCTCTTCGACAGCTGGATTCCCGCGCTGTCCCCGCCGTCCGTCCCCAAGCCACCCCAGAACGAGGCCGAGGTCCTCTCGGCGCTCGCGCTCGAGTTCGGCCGAATGGCGGGCAAGCCACACACTCTCTCCACGAGCGAACTGGAGCCCCTCGACCCGACCGCGAGACTGGCGCTGATGCATCAGCGCGCCAGCGACGCCGGAGTCCTTCCTCCCGGGATGGGACAGCGGGAGCTCGGCATCGTGAACACCGTCATCCAGTCCCATTTGCGCGCGATGTTCCAATACCACCCGCCCCGGGACTACCCGGGTCCTCTCTCCCTCTTCCGTCCGATGCAGGGGCCACGCGTCCCGCCCTCGGACCCATCGGGCGGCTGGGCAGGACTCACGCTCACGCCGCTTCAGCTGCACGCCATTCCAGGCGACCACCACACGCTGCTCACCGAGCCGCATGTCCAGGTGCTCGCCGCCCTGCTCCAGCGCGTCCTGGGGCCGGCCCATCCCGAATCCCATCTCTCGTCCAAGAGGACATTGAACCCATGA